A DNA window from Polyangium spumosum contains the following coding sequences:
- a CDS encoding ATP-binding protein, translating into MLTERASRLRDLLLFATLAILPSIAVSVLGLRAMEGEEAAQRREARSALAFSAERLRVHVERSLAAAGEALAAARLGAELREAEEALAGLAPPFAVPLLLDRDRALVLPAPPPPNAATTAPSDPCDELAVTFTGTKNADTREATRKELLTACPEARGPGGRFLYPVVALAGLSEAEAPGLVAWIEAHASSLSPGEREATREEVSAAPALGENFRARALLALRGAPTARGKILEALRSEQAAAALRGGPDRAGMLQFRAPGAMFVLRALDDGRLAGLFVHADSLAAAFDAGLPGARAGERAHFAPTLAAMGELSGTALLAPGLALHVVPADPAAIDRRAAQSRRVLAAIGAGAVVVSLGLLALLWARMRAARRTSELRVDFVSAVSHELRTPVSSVRMLAELLEGGRVEPEEQHEVFEALARESKRLGDTVERMLSLGRMAKGRLAAVRAEADLARVAEEAARAFEERFSDLPPLERAIDREAPAHVDAGLVRLALDNLLDNARKYAPEGTPYRVSVRREGDGVTIRVEDRGPGIGRRDQRRIFEPFERLDDKLSRETEGSGLGLSLVRHVMRAHGGSVRVESEPGRGAAFILFFPGRKQ; encoded by the coding sequence GTGCTGACGGAACGCGCCTCTCGGCTGCGGGATCTCCTCCTCTTCGCGACGCTCGCGATCCTGCCTTCGATCGCGGTGTCCGTCCTCGGCCTGCGCGCGATGGAGGGCGAGGAGGCGGCGCAGCGGCGCGAGGCCCGGAGCGCCCTCGCCTTCAGCGCCGAGCGGCTCCGCGTCCACGTCGAGCGATCCCTCGCCGCGGCCGGTGAGGCCCTCGCCGCCGCGCGCCTTGGCGCCGAGCTGCGTGAGGCCGAAGAGGCCCTCGCAGGCCTCGCCCCGCCCTTCGCGGTCCCGCTCCTGCTCGATCGCGACCGCGCCCTCGTCCTGCCGGCCCCGCCTCCCCCGAACGCCGCGACGACGGCCCCGAGCGACCCTTGCGACGAGCTCGCCGTCACGTTCACGGGCACGAAAAACGCGGATACACGCGAGGCCACCCGCAAGGAGCTCCTCACGGCATGTCCCGAAGCGCGGGGCCCTGGCGGGCGCTTCCTCTATCCTGTCGTCGCGCTCGCCGGTCTTTCGGAGGCCGAGGCGCCGGGCCTCGTCGCCTGGATCGAGGCGCACGCGAGCTCGCTCTCGCCCGGGGAGCGGGAGGCGACACGCGAGGAGGTCTCGGCGGCGCCCGCGCTCGGCGAGAATTTTCGCGCCCGCGCCCTCCTCGCATTACGTGGTGCCCCGACCGCGCGGGGAAAGATCCTCGAAGCGTTGCGCAGCGAGCAGGCCGCGGCGGCGCTGCGCGGCGGGCCCGATCGCGCCGGGATGCTGCAATTCCGCGCGCCGGGCGCCATGTTCGTCCTTCGCGCGCTCGACGACGGGAGGCTCGCGGGCCTCTTCGTGCACGCCGACTCCCTCGCCGCTGCCTTCGACGCCGGTCTCCCGGGTGCGCGTGCAGGCGAGCGCGCCCATTTCGCCCCGACCCTCGCCGCCATGGGCGAGCTCTCGGGCACCGCCCTCCTCGCGCCTGGCCTCGCCCTGCACGTCGTGCCCGCCGATCCAGCCGCGATCGACCGGCGCGCCGCGCAGAGCCGCCGCGTGCTCGCCGCGATCGGCGCCGGCGCGGTCGTCGTCTCCCTCGGCCTGCTCGCCTTGTTATGGGCGCGGATGCGCGCGGCGCGGCGCACGAGCGAGCTCCGGGTCGATTTCGTCTCCGCCGTCTCGCACGAGCTCCGCACCCCGGTCTCTTCCGTACGAATGCTCGCCGAGCTCCTCGAAGGCGGGCGCGTCGAGCCCGAAGAGCAACACGAGGTCTTCGAGGCCCTCGCGCGTGAATCGAAGCGGCTCGGCGACACCGTCGAGCGAATGCTCTCGCTCGGCCGCATGGCCAAGGGCCGGCTCGCCGCCGTGCGCGCCGAGGCCGACCTCGCGCGTGTCGCCGAGGAGGCCGCCCGCGCCTTCGAGGAGCGATTCTCCGACTTGCCTCCGCTCGAGCGCGCCATCGACCGGGAGGCCCCTGCGCACGTCGACGCGGGCCTCGTCCGCCTCGCCCTCGACAACCTGCTCGACAATGCGCGCAAGTACGCGCCCGAGGGCACACCCTATCGCGTCTCCGTGCGGCGTGAAGGCGACGGCGTCACGATTCGTGTCGAGGACCGGGGGCCCGGGATCGGGCGGCGGGATCAGCGACGGATCTTCGAGCCCTTCGAGCGGCTCGACGACAAATTGAGCCGCGAGACCGAGGGCAGCGGCCTTGGCCTCTCGCTGGTCCGGCACGTGATGCGCGCCCACGGCGGGAGCGTACGCGTCGAGAGCGAGCCGGGCCGCGGGGCGGCATTCATTCTGTTTTTCCCAGGGAGGAAACAATGA
- a CDS encoding DUF6968 family protein, giving the protein MSATMHTQELQWLPPEGGPARTITVTISPPEPQGDMYAAVIDIAGFDEPCTKRIYGADAEQAAELANKTVPALLDLRARGGTLTPTD; this is encoded by the coding sequence ATGAGCGCGACGATGCATACCCAGGAGCTCCAATGGCTCCCCCCTGAAGGCGGCCCCGCCCGAACCATCACCGTCACCATCAGCCCCCCGGAGCCGCAGGGAGACATGTACGCCGCCGTGATCGACATCGCCGGCTTCGACGAGCCCTGCACCAAGCGAATCTACGGCGCGGACGCCGAGCAAGCCGCGGAGCTCGCGAACAAGACCGTCCCGGCCCTGCTCGACCTGCGCGCCCGCGGCGGCACCTTGACGCCCACGGATTGA